The genomic window GCTATTGGAAATGGTATATacagtttagtggttaataaatTGAGATTTAAAAATCAAGATTGATCTCTGAAGCGTCGAACAGGAGCTTTCAGGGAAGACAAGTATGCAGCATCAGCCTTACTAATACCACTGAATAGATAATTGAAAGGAGACATTTTTATGTACCTCCCAGAGCCAGGAATAACTTTGAGTTCATCATTTTCCCATACAACTCTTCCTCCAGCAATTGTAACTTCAACTTTCCCCTGTTTTAAGAAAGAGAGAGACCAAAATTTTCATAAACCAACCATCTTATCATGTTTAAATGTTTAAGAAAGAAAACAATGACAGCAATTAAAATTTTGGAACTTGTAAAACAATAGTGAAATTGCAATACTGGCGATGGTTAAAAATAAGAACGTCCAAATCATGTAGGTGCAAGCTTTTTACTCCATCCTAAATGCCTATTCCTTTAAAGAACAGTTTATCAGAAACCTAGGGCATGTTTGTTAACCAACAGTAACAGCTTATGAAGAAAGATTGCAAGGACATCTGATCATATTTAAACCACAAACGGccaaaatttaattttttatatGATAAAATGCCTGTGACCTCAAACCCTTGTAGACATTATATCTTATGGTTGTATAGACGAAagtaataaataaatataaactagCTACATCTCGTCCAGGTGCTTTCTACTGCATCTCGTCCAGGTGCTTTCTACTGCATCTGGACGAAATCCCAGGTGCTTTCTAGCATATGAGATTAGCATGTGCAAGAAAGGAGACGAAACCCCAGGTGCTTTCTACTGCTAAATTAGCTACATGGAAAGACTTTTCATCAAACACCTTGCTTTTGCATAAGTGAAGCAAGAGATACAAAACACCCAAAATGGAAGAACGGATATAACAAATAATGATTAGAAAGATGTCCATATTCCAGATTAGTATAAAAAGAACTCCTTTTGTCGTCCACACTCTCTAATGCAAAGACCGAGGAGTGTTAAAAATATTTATACAAATTTAGTACCTGTTCATTTACTTGTTCATGTACATCAAAAGAATAACTATTGAGCGGAGATCTATCGACTATAGCCATTAGTATATCAGATTAGAAGTATATGAAAACATAATTGCAGCAAAGACTTAAAATTGGCATCACAGGGAGTACCTTTAGTTTCAATCCTTCATAAACATTAGTATCCGTTCTCGAATGGTGAGACTTGGCAGATATTTCGACGCTTGAGTTTGGATTTAGTATTATAATATCGGCATCAGATCCAGCTAGTACAGCGCCCTTTCTAGGATATATATTAAAGATCCTTGCACTGTTAATTTTTCAGATAAATTAGCCAAATATTGACCACACATCTGCAGCATGCACCTAGTTCAACATCCTAACTAAGAAGTAAGAGCATTAACGCATTTCTTTGGTTTCCGCAGAAGATTTTTATAAAGTGAAAGGTTCACCAACTAGTATGTTTATCCATATCCTAGATTAGAAAACCATGAAGAGACAGATTTATGTGCAGTTCCCAGGCATCCAACCTATATGGCTACAAATATCTACTCGACAGTCTGTGTAAATGCGTAGTGGTCCTGTGCCCCATGACACTCCATTATCAGAGAAAGAAAACAAGGGTAAAAAATACCATCTTTGACAAAAAGATCATATATGGATCAAATAAGGCACTACAAATTTGTGATTATAAAAGAATACCATCCAGAACTTGTTATCTGCACATAGTCTGTAACAGATATCTGGCCCGACTCCTGCAGAAAGTTAGATTATATTAAACATAAACTGATAAAGTGTCGCAGAACTCACTACCGACTTGAACCCTTATCAAGTTAGTAAGTTAGCCCTCAATTTATGGATTCTTACCACCATCAATTCCCAAACAACATGCATCCTCTCTTCTATACCTGCAAATTGCGTATAAGGATACAACTAAGATATTACCGAACTGTTTCAGTATCTCAGCctccaaaataaaaaacaagCATATAGGAACTCGGGATTACCATTTACCCCATTGGGAATCTTTCGAAAATCATCAATACCAAAAGCTTTTTGAGTAGAATTGAAAGTGCAATGATCAGTTCCTACAAGCTGCAACATCAAAGTCTAGTGAACAATGGAACAAAGAGTTCATCTGCAACTGCCTAACAAAACAAGTCCAGCAGAAACATTTTCAATTATCAAACATCTAACAACCTGCAGGTGACATCAAGGCCAACCCAGTGATGGTATAAACCAGGTACGGTACAAGGATGGCAGTACAAGCTTGTCTATAATTTCATTTCAAAGTTTTAAGAGCAGCACTAATCGATGATCCTATGGACAACCATTGATATATTATGGTTGAGGTGCTATATTGTGTAAATTTGAGGTGCTAACTTAACGTCACactatcgatcaaaaaaaaaaaaaacttaacttcACATTAGACTACTTGAGAAGAGTAAAACTCAACTTCACACTAGACTATTTGAGAAGAGTAAATAGGATAATGTCATGCTGGGAAGGTTCttcattaacattttttattgatAACTCTATCCAAATTCCAAAGAACAAATGAAAAGAGAGGTGATGGCAATAACTTCAGAATAACTTCTATCCTCCTCCTACATTAAGCTTATTTAACACATTTATCGCCGTTAGATAGGAAGTAGAACATGAAAGAGCGAAGGAACCTATCAAAAGTAGCCACTAGCAATGCTCCTAATAGTGGTATCAGCGTCTGAATTCACCTGCAAAACTCCTGTTGAAAGGGCAGCTTTAAGGGCTTTACCATGTCCCAGTTTTCTTATTGGAGGCCTCATGACATACCTGAAAGAACGGAAAGGATACACATGTTTCTTGAGAAAATATTAAGCAAGAGAGAATCCAAAGATATTCTGATTCTTACTTAGCTGCAGTGGTGAAATCAGGATCCCAAAGTTTAGAATCATCAAGCACCAATCCAGAGGTTACAGGTTCTCCGATAATCTTTTGCCCTGCAGTTTCGTAACAGCAGATTTAAGAGGTTGCCACCATATGTTCTAACAAAACAAGTACATATATAACTTCTACTGTAGAAACTAAGGGCTAATATTGTCACCAGTGTTTTAAGACATGGAATTCTGGTGTTCATGGTGTTCAGTGTGCCTTTGTTTTAGGATGATTTTCCGAAAGTAAAGAACTGAAATTACGTTTATGAGTTTAGCTCGAGGTCCTTGCGTATATCAAGATAATGATCGTTGAAGGATATTTTTCAGTCGTGAGGAAAAGGGGTTGGTTGCAGGGAGGAAACCAGAGAAAGAGTAGAAGGAACTACAATGCTCCTACATTTTCCTTTGCTTCCCTCCATGCCAAAAATCAACCCCTTTTCCATGCTTACGACTGAAACTACCCGTGAACGATCCTTATCTTGATTTAGGAAAGGACTTAGAGTCAGTCAATCTCTCCCAGGCTCATTAACCGAAAATAGCCTTACAATTAGCAATTAATAATACTCTAGAAAACAACCAAAGATTACAAGTCGTCTCCTCATCTTACGTCTTATTTCACTTGTGATTGCATCAATcatattcatctttttattttcttaaagttAAATACCTTATTATACCCAAAaatttcctctaaaatatactcTATCTTGAAGTTGAATGTAGAGGATAGATTCAGTATCCTAGTTTTCCTTGAACTAAATTGAGAAACTTGTTCTAATTATGCAATATATCAGACTGCACAGATGCATCACTATTCATCAATACCAGGAAAAACTTGTATAAAGGGAAACAGAATCTTAACCTAACTTTTGAGCCTTAGCTATCTCCTCCATGGCATCAATGCTCATCACGTGGACTATCTACAGGGGTGTATTTATTAATCCTGCCAAACGAACAGCTCTTGCAGTAGCCTCTCCTTCAAGCTAGATAAGAATTAAACATTAAGTGAAGTAATACCAGAACACATGTTCTCTCCTTGCAGGATTTGGCCAGAAAAGGTCCATAACATAAACCAACAACTATATACTACTTAATGAAATGTAATGTGGAGAAGTAAATGTTTTAATGGTCTCAAACGCACATCTCAGAAAACATGTTAAAGGCTGAAAACTATGCATTAGAAATTTGTAAAGACCGGGAGaggcattcgagtgcagtaaatatgtgcttaagattgaccatcttt from Papaver somniferum cultivar HN1 unplaced genomic scaffold, ASM357369v1 unplaced-scaffold_9008, whole genome shotgun sequence includes these protein-coding regions:
- the LOC113346056 gene encoding dihydropyrimidinase-like, coding for MSIDAMEEIAKAQKLGQKIIGEPVTSGLVLDDSKLWDPDFTTAAKYVMRPPIRKLGHGKALKAALSTGVLQLVGTDHCTFNSTQKAFGIDDFRKIPNGVNGIEERMHVVWELMVESGQISVTDYVQITSSGCARIFNIYPRKGAVLAGSDADIIILNPNSSVEISAKSHHSRTDTNVYEGLKLKGKVEVTIAGGRVVWENDELKVIPGSGRYIKMSPFNYLFSGISKADAAYLSSLKAPVRRFRDQS